The sequence CATTCACAATCTTCTTTAAATAGGAGATAGGAAATCAAGGGActcattttaattttcaaattccAAGTGATCAAAACTCAAATTTACATTTCAATCCAAAACTCAAATTTTCAGTCTGATGAAACCAATCATCATTTCCCAAACAGTTAATTTAGCACTGGTTTTGATATAAAAATCTCTCTAACATTTGTTATTTATATTGCACAAGACACCACATATTTAAAACCTCATTTAACTATTTaattaagggtaattaatttattagtccctgtattttgataaaatacactctttagtccctatattttcaaaaacgcATGGTAAGGTCTCCAACCTTtatctcagtgaactgtttagttcttctgtctgtttgttagattttttaccgtttatgaattaaaaaatgactaaattaccctttactatttaccttcaaatttcagaagaggaaatccaatttagaagaaaacgctttttgtatggagaacaagaaaaagaacagactcaatgcttacgaatttgaacgattaagaagaaaattaagaagaagaacactcaaagaaaaataaaggaaaacaagaccgcaaatccaaattgactaacagaatcttcatgagagtctaacggcatggactaaacagttcattgaaaaaaatgttagggactaaacagttcatcaagaaaaaggctagggactttaccgtgtgtttttgaaaatacagggactaaacagtgtgttttatcaaaatacagggactaataaattaattaccctttaattAATTGCAAACATgtcaagtatttttttttttaattcattagCAATTTCTTAAAGGCATAAAAGAAAGAACCATCAAAATTTAAGTCACATTAGTAAATAATGTTAACAGGGCGAAAGAATCTCGGAATCTTTTTTGAGATTTTCCGAAACCATTCCTGTAAATATAAGGGGCGGAATGAAACATCCCCGCCGCACTCCGACTCGACCTGCCCCGTTGCCTCCTATAAGCCTTTCCTCCTTCAAAAATAGAGCCACAATTTTGTACTTGTTCATAGTTCTAAAATAGTCCAGAATAATTTGCattatttagtttttcttttcttgtttgaagCATTTAAGAGTTGAAATTGTGATTGAATGGAACTTGTGGATATACAGTAGCGTTCACCTGGACtctgaatgaccaaatgaatttggtcatttaccGTTAGATCTAAGTCCATTAAATTTACACCTTAGAATGCTTTGTATATCCACGGTGGGATTATAGtaaacctagatctaacggtaaatgatcaaattcatttggtcattcagggtCCAGGTGAACGCTACTGTGTGGATATATATTACTGCATTCAAAATTCATATATTTGTTTTGGGAAAATTGTATAGACTAATTAAGAACTGAAATAGTAAAATTAAGAAATGTAGAGTAAAAGCACTTTGAGGTTGCATTAGTATAAAATtgatattcattttttttaacaaattacTCGAATAAAGGAGATTTATTAgctgaaatataattaataccatacatttttatttatttttattgatacaTACTAATATATGGATAACTAGAGATTTGTTAAGTTTGATGAAAATCATTGAGAAGCTTAATTTTGATCTTGTTGAGAGCACTCAGAACATTTTTGCTACTAATTCTATCATCAGGTAGATTTTCACAACATTTCAAGGCTAAGTCCATGATCGACGATATACAATCTGTTTTAGCCAAATAGTGCATTTCGTTGACCCTAAGCAAATTGGGATCTGCAAGTTGAGTGACTCCAGAAGGAAACAACTCTTTGATCCATTGCTTCATGCTCATTTCTTCGTTAAACAGCTCATCTGTAGGCTTTCTTCTAGTGaatgtttccatcaacagaatACCAAAACTGTATATATCGCCCTTTATAGAAACAAGTCCTTCTGATCCATACTCTACATTGAAATTTGATTTAGTGAGCATGATAAAAGAAGTTATAATTTTCAAGCTATAATATACAGAAAATCAAATATCACCTGGTGCCATGTATCCAATAGTAGCAAGAGTCATGGTTTGTATGAAAGATTGATGTTCTCCGATGAGTTTTGCTATGCCAAAATCAGTTACATGAGCAACCATATCCTCGTCTAGAAGGATATTACTGGGCTTTAAATCACAATGGGCAATAGGTTCTGTAGTGCCATGATGAATATATTCAAGCGCTGATGCAACATCAATCATTATGTTCAATCTTTGTGAAATGTTCAGAAAATAGTTGTGAGAATACAACCACTTTTCTAGGCTCCAATTAGGGATGAATTCCATGACTAAAGCTTTAAGCTCTGTGGTACAACAACTGGTgattattttcacaaggtttctaTGACGAATCCTACGGAGTACTTCACACTCCACATCAAAACTCTTGAATGCTCCTTCTAAATCCAAATCGCAAACCTTGACTGCAATGGAGTTTCCATTTAAAAGAATCCCTTTATATACCGAGCCAAAACTCCCCTTGCCAAGCAAGTTCACCTCATCAAATTTATCAGTTGCTCTTTCAAGCTCATGACTGGAAATTCTTCTCCATGTTGCTAAAGGTAGCAAATGCCCTTGATGAGTTGGaacatttgttttctttttgcaaTTCCAAATGAAGAAAAATATAAGAGTTCCAAGTGCCAAAACTATTGTTCCAATCACAAACAATGTTATCTGTATTTTTCTTGATTGGTTTTGATGACTAGTTTTGCATGGATGAACTTCGAATTTAGGTTCCCCGCAAAGTGCTTTATTTCCTAGAAATGATTGAGCTGATAAGTTTTTAAATGGTCCTCCATTAGGAATTTCTCCATGTAATTCATTGAAGGATacattaaaatattttagatattttagTTTCTCCAATGACATGGGGATTTCCCCAAAGAGATTATTGATTGATAAATCTAAGAATTCCAAGCTTACAGCATCACCACATGATTCAGGAATAGATCTCTccaatatattattagataaggAGAGATGAATTAGAGATTGAAGGCCTTCAAACATGGGTGGGATACTACCTGATAATTGGTTTCTTGATAAATCAAGAAATGTAACAGCTTCCAAATTGCCAATATCTAGTGAAAGAGAACCACTTAAGGAATTTGATGATAGGTTGAGTTCAAGTACATCCTTAAGCATCCACAAGGTTGAGGGAATAGTAGAATTAAGTCTGTTGGATTCCAAATAGAGTTGTCTAAGAGAAGTGAGATTACCCAAACAAGAAGGAATGTTTCCAGAGAGCCCATTTCTCCCACAATATATCTCATTCAAACTTTGTAAACCACACAATTCAAAAGGTATGGACCCTTGCAATTTATTTGACTGGAGATATAATCCTTGAAGTTTCTTCAATTTTCCAATTGTCTTAGGAATGAATCCTTTTAAATCATTACGTTCTAGACCCAATAAAATCAAACTCCTTAAGTTGCCAATTCCCTTAGGAATGGAACCTGTAAGTCCAGTACCACTGATGTACAAAAGTTCAAGAGAAGAAGATAGATTTCCTACGGAAGTTGGTAGAGTAGCATTCAATGGGTTTTCTTCTAGTCctaaatatttcaattttttgcAATTGGCCAATGAAGAGAATAAAGTCAATAAAGATTGACTACTCAGCTTATTGTTCGCCATATACAAACGTTGAAGGTTTCTTAGATTACCAAGAGCATAAGGAATGTAACCAAAGAACATGTTATTAGACAAGTCTATTCCAATGAGCATAGAGGCATTAGAGAGAGATATTGGAATACGACCACTGAAGTTATTTTCTCCAATATAAAATTCCTCAAGATTGGGAAGATGGTCACCAAAACTTGGAGGGAGAATGCCTGAGAAATGATTATGATCCAAAACTAACATTTTCAATgttgaaatattaaaaatggTGGAAGGAAGTATTCCGTCAAGATTATTAATTCCAAGATATAATCCCTCTAGGTGAGCAAGGTTACCCATTCCAAAGGGAATGCTACCTGTCATAATTCATAAATCAATATCATTTGAacttaaaaatgaaataattgtCTGTATCTCGTAATAAGAAAatgattatttttttcttctaaatagACTGACAAAAATGAAAGTGAAAATTTTCATGAACACTTTTATACAGATCTCAATATTCTATGACAAATTTTGGATTTTAAAATGTGCGATATGATATCAAATTATTGACATAAATGACATGGTGTACTAGACATATATCAAAATTTGTTAATAAAAAGTTAACATGACAATGTTTGCCATACTGTACATACCTCTCAAGTCATTTTCTGATAAATCAAGAGTCCTTAGTCGGGTCAAATTTCCAATAGATGAAGGAATTTGACCACCTATGAAATTTCTTGCGATGCTTAACTTCTCCATATTTACAAGATTGCCAATAGTTTTTGGAATTTCTCCTGTATCAAATGAAGTATAATTAATGTTGCAACTAGTTACTTTAAATCA comes from Euphorbia lathyris chromosome 8, ddEupLath1.1, whole genome shotgun sequence and encodes:
- the LOC136204076 gene encoding probable LRR receptor-like serine/threonine-protein kinase At3g47570 is translated as MAKIYYFQVIIILFILCMLKCSGESRVRNISTDRDALLVFKAHITNDTQNMLASNWSKDSSVCNWIGITCGSRHRRVTEILLDNMTLTGTIPPQMGNLSFLATLSLFGNYFHGSLPIELAKLRRLKMLDLGSNLFKGVIPSWIGSFSKLQLLDLSSNEFEGVIPTSLCNLSRLHHLSLARNSVEGKIPKSIGNIYNMRMLDLSDNMLSGEVSAGIFNISLLQKINLSGNWLSGSLPTKFLKNMSSLQILSFARNNLTGHLPPNMFTHLPALQWLTLSWNLFNGLIPSTLYTCKNLQGLSLSYNFFQGDLLKDVENLTMLQILFVGLNNISGEIPKTIGNLVNMEKLSIARNFIGGQIPSSIGNLTRLRTLDLSENDLRGSIPFGMGNLAHLEGLYLGINNLDGILPSTIFNISTLKMLVLDHNHFSGILPPSFGDHLPNLEEFYIGENNFSGRIPISLSNASMLIGIDLSNNMFFGYIPYALGNLRNLQRLYMANNKLSSQSLLTLFSSLANCKKLKYLGLEENPLNATLPTSVGNLSSSLELLYISGTGLTGSIPKGIGNLRSLILLGLERNDLKGFIPKTIGKLKKLQGLYLQSNKLQGSIPFELCGLQSLNEIYCGRNGLSGNIPSCLGNLTSLRQLYLESNRLNSTIPSTLWMLKDVLELNLSSNSLSGSLSLDIGNLEAVTFLDLSRNQLSGSIPPMFEGLQSLIHLSLSNNILERSIPESCGDAVSLEFLDLSINNLFGEIPMSLEKLKYLKYFNVSFNELHGEIPNGGPFKNLSAQSFLGNKALCGEPKFEVHPCKTSHQNQSRKIQITLFVIGTIVLALGTLIFFFIWNCKKKTNVPTHQGHLLPLATWRRISSHELERATDKFDEVNLLGKGSFGSVYKGILLNGNSIAVKVCDLDLEGAFKSFDVECEVLRRIRHRNLVKIITSCCTTELKALVMEFIPNWSLEKWLYSHNYFLNISQRLNIMIDVASALEYIHHGTTEPIAHCDLKPSNILLDEDMVAHVTDFGIAKLIGEHQSFIQTMTLATIGYMAPEYGSEGLVSIKGDIYSFGILLMETFTRRKPTDELFNEEMSMKQWIKELFPSGVTQLADPNLLRVNEMHYLAKTDCISSIMDLALKCCENLPDDRISSKNVLSALNKIKIKLLNDFHQT